Proteins found in one Acidimicrobiales bacterium genomic segment:
- the msrA gene encoding peptide-methionine (S)-S-oxide reductase MsrA, whose translation MSFFRTTPSMVTPDQALPGRDTPMPVADQHLVLGTPIAPPFPDDLEVAIVAMGCFWGAERLFWELPGVHSTAVGYAGGFTPNPTYQETCSGQTGHAEAVLVVFDPEAVSYEEILKVFWEGHDPTQGMRQGNDVGSQYRSAVYTTTDEQRRVASATRAAYQERLTAAGHGGITTEIAHDQPFFYAEDYHQQYLAKNPAGYCGLGSTGVACPTGVL comes from the coding sequence GTGTCGTTCTTCCGCACCACGCCGAGCATGGTCACCCCAGACCAGGCCCTCCCCGGCCGGGACACCCCGATGCCCGTCGCCGACCAGCACCTGGTCCTCGGCACGCCCATCGCGCCGCCCTTCCCCGACGACCTCGAGGTGGCGATCGTCGCCATGGGCTGCTTCTGGGGGGCGGAGCGGCTGTTCTGGGAGCTGCCGGGCGTCCACAGCACCGCCGTGGGCTACGCCGGCGGCTTCACCCCGAACCCCACCTACCAGGAGACGTGCAGCGGCCAGACCGGCCACGCCGAAGCGGTGCTGGTCGTCTTCGACCCCGAGGCCGTGTCCTACGAGGAGATCCTCAAGGTCTTCTGGGAGGGCCACGACCCCACCCAGGGCATGCGCCAGGGCAACGACGTCGGGAGCCAGTACCGCTCTGCCGTCTACACCACCACCGACGAGCAACGGCGGGTGGCGTCAGCCACCCGGGCCGCCTACCAGGAGCGCCTCACGGCCGCGGGCCACGGCGGGATCACCACCGAGATCGCCCACGACCAGCCCTTCTTCTACGCCGAGGACTACCACCAGCAGTACCTCGCAAAGAACCCGGCGGGCTACTGCGGCCTCGGCTCCACCGGCGTCGCCTGCCCCACCGGGGTGCTCTAG